The genomic interval TTGCCACATTTTTACCCCGGTGTAGAGTAAAAACGCACCAAAAATATATAAAATCCAGCTAAACTCAGCGACAAGCCAAGCCCCTGCAAAAATCATCACCGTGCGCATGACAATCGCACCAATCACCCCGTACAGTAAAATCTTCCGTTGCATCGCAGGCGACACCGCAAACGCCGCAAAAATCATCAGCCATACAAAGACGTTATCAATGGCGAGCGATTTTTCCAGTAAATATCCTGTAAAAAACTCCCCTACTTTTTGAGTGGCGATAGCATTGCCAAAATTTTGTGATAGATACCACCATAGACCGCCTGCAAACAACACAGACACGCCCACCCAAATGGCACTCCAAATACCCGCTTGTTTCATCGAAACCGCTTCACCATTTTTTGGGGTTTTAAAGGTAAAAAAATCAACCAATAACAGTATCGCTACGATAGCAAAGAACACGGCATATAGCATGGGACTGCCAATGCTCATGGGTTCTGTCATTTGATTCGCTGCTGCAAGTAACATTATCGCTCCTTAGTATGCATTTACAAACTATGGCTGGCAATAAGTCAAAGGATTTTGGAAAAATGCTAAGCACAAAAAAACCTTGACTCACACCGACCAAATATGTGGTTGTGTTAAGTCAAGGTCTGGCTTACTATTTGATAATTAGCGCAATATATGGCTAAAAAATAGCTGATTTACCGGTAAGCGGCTACTTACGTAATGACGATAAATCACAAACTGGTGAAGTGAGAAGTTACTCCCCTTGATAGCGATAATGTAGCAGATTAACGACGACTTATCAATTAAATTTATCAATCAGTAAATTTTGAATTTATTGTTTATGTCAGCTAGCGTGTTTGCGTTTAACAAGTTAATTAAATACTTTCCCCATACAGTTAGAATGGTAAACTAACAGCCATGCGTAAAATTATTCATATCGATATGGATGCGTTCTTTGCCAGTGTTGAGCAACGGGATAATCCTAATCTACAAGGTAAACCATTGGTGGTTGGCGGTGATCCCAATGGGCGCGGTGTCGTCGCAGCAGCAAGTTATGAGATACGCAAGTTTGGTGTGCATTCTGCCATGTCATGCTATCGAGCCCGTCAACTGTGTCCCCAAGCAATTTTTGTCAAACCACGCTTTGAGGTGTATCGTGAAGTTAGTGAGCAAATTCGTACCATCATGCACCAATATACGCCACTGGTCGAACCTTTATCACTGGATGAGGCGTATCTGGATGTGACCGATAGCCAGTATGAAAAAAATTCTGCGACACTAATCGCCAATCGCATTCGCCAACAGATTTTGCGACAAACACAACTGACCGCTTCAGCCGGGGTATCTTATAACAAAATGCTTGCTAAAATCGCGTCAGATTTAAATAAACCCAACGGTATTGCGGTTATCACACCTGAGCAAGGATTGGACTTTATCGCCAATTTACCGGTAAAAAAATTTCACGGGATTGGCAAAGCCACCGTCAAAATGTTGCATGACATGGGTATATTTACAGGATTGGATTTACGCAATACGCCAGCGGACGTATTAAAACAACGCTTTGGCAAACGGGGTGATTTCTTTCACCAGATTGCCCACGGTATTGATAATCGAGAGGTTAAAGCTGAGCGCAAACATAAATCTGTCGGTTCTGAGACAACGTTTTTACAAAATACCATAGATGATAAAGTCATTGTGGCTGCCCTATATCACGAAAATAGCCAAGCGTTTAAAGATTTACAAAAAAAGCAGCGCTACGCTCGCACCATCACCATTAAAATCAAATACAGCGATTTTAGTGTGATTACCCGCTCTCATAGTATTTCCTCCCACTTTGAACAAGAATCTGATGCCCATTATTGGATTCAATGGCTATACGAGCATACCCCAAAACTTTTACCCGTACGTTTGGTTGGGGTGACTTATTCAAATTTGCTGCAAGCTAAAGCCTCGCCACAGATGTCATTACTTTAAACCACTAAAAGCCAAATTTTGCCAATATATTTTTGTATTTGAACGTTTAAATAATTTTTATATAAAACCCAACAACAGCAAAACCCTGCTATTTTGCAGGGTCTTACTTTATTGTTATCCTACTTAATTAATAGCTATTCTACTTAATTAAAATTAGATGAGCCTAAGTTTAATCTAACGATTGTTAGGTAAGCTGTGCCACGTTAATTTTGTTTGCTTCTTCAGTATACTCGCTCATACGGTCGAAGTTTAAGTATTTGTAGATATCAGCTGACATGCTGTTGAGCTTACCGGCATATTGTTGGTATTCTTCGTTGGTAGGAAGTCTACCAAGTACCGCAGCCACCGACGCCAACTCGGCAGAAGCCAAGTACACGTTGGCACCTTGACCTAAACGGTTCGGGAAGTTACGTGTAGAAGTTGATACGGCGGTTGATTTTGGTGCGATACGCGCTTGGTTACCCATACACAGTGAACAACCCGGCATTTCAGTCCGTGCGCCCGCTTGTGCATAGACATTGTATAGACCTTCATCCATCAATTGGCGTGCATCCATTTTAGTGGGTGGTGCAATCCATAGACGCGTGGTCAAGCTACCAGCAGGTACTTCTTTGAGCAACGCGCCCGCTGCACGGAAGTGACCGATGTTGGTCATACATGAACCAATGAATACTTCATCAATCTTGTCGCCAGCAACGTCTGCCAAAGTTTTGGCATCATCTGGGTCGTTTGGACAGCAAAGAATCGGTTCTTTGATGGCGCTCATATCGATAGTGATGTCAGCGGCATATTCTGCGTCTGCATCAGCACGTAATAATGTGGGGTTGGCAAGCCAGCTTTCCATGCCTTTGATACGTCGTGCAATGGTACGGGCATCGCCATAACCTTCAGAAATCATCCATTTGAGTAGGGTGATGTTTGATGTTAGGTATTCTTTTACTGATTCTTCAGACAAGGTAATAGTACAACCTGCGGCTGAACGTTCGGCAGAGGCATCTGACAATTCGAATGCTTGTTCAACGGTTAAGTCTTCTAAACCTTCGATTTCTAGGATACGGCCGTTAAATACGTTTTTCTTACCGGCTTTTTCAACGGTCAATAAACCTTCTTTAATGGCTTGGTAAGGAATCGCATGTACCAAGTCACGCAAGGTGATACCAGGCTGCATTTCACCGACAAAACGTACACGAACTGATTCTGGCATATCTAATGGCATCACACCGGTCGCTGCAGCAAACGCCACTAGACCTGAACCTGCTGGGAATGAAATACCCATTGGGAAGCGGGTATGTGAGTCACCACCGGTACCAACGGTATCAGGCAATAGCATACGGTTTAACCATGAGTGAATAATACCATCGCCTGGACGTAATGATACACCGCCACGGTTCATGATAAAGTCAGGGAGTGTGTGCTGAGTTTCTACATCGATTGGTTTTGGATAAGCTGCCGTATGACAGAATGATTGCATGACTAAATCTGCAGAGAAACCTAAACAAGCCAAGTCTTTTAATTCGTCACGGGTCATAGGGCCTGTGGTATCTTGTGAACCTACGGTGGTCATTTTTGGTTCACAGTACGCACCAGGACGAATACCTTCTACGCCACAAGCTTTACCAACCATTTTTTGCGCTAAAGTATAGCCTTTACCAGTGTCAACCGGTTGTTCGGGTTTTGTAAAAATGTCAGACGCGCCCAAACCTAGATATTCACGGGCTTTGTTGGTTAAGCCACGACCTATGATCAATGGAATACGACCACCGGCACGCACTTCATCAAGCAGCGTTGGTGATTTTAATTCAAAAGTCGCAAGCACTTCGTCAGAATCATGTTTGGTGATTTTGCCGTCATGTGGGTAGATATCAAATACATCACCCATGTTAAGTTTACTAACATCCACTTCGATAGGTAATGCGCCCGCATCTTCCATGGTGTTGAAGAAAATCGGTGCGATTTTACCACCCAATACTAGGCCGCCGGCACGTTTGTTTGGCACGCCTTTGATGTCGTCACCCATTAACCACAATACCGAGTTGGTCGCTGATTTACGGCTTGAACCGGTACCAACCACATCACCCACGTATGCCAGTGGAATACCGTCTTTTTTCATCTCTTCGATTTGTTTCATCGGACCAATCACGCCGTCTTGGTCTGGCACAATGCCTTCACGCGCATTTTTTAGCATGGCTAATGCGTGTAGGGGGATGTCTGGGCGTGACCATGCATCTTGGGCAGGTGACAAATCATCGGTGTTGGTTTCACCGGTGACTTTGAAGGTTTTGTAAGTGGCTTTTTTTGGCACTTCTGGACGGCTGGTGAACCATTCAGCGTTTGCCCAAGATTGTAACACCTCTTTGGCCACTTCATTGCCCGCTTCCGCTTTTTCAGTGACATCATTAAAGGCATCAAATACCAGTAAGGTTTTTTTCAGCGCGTCGCCCGCAGCTTTCGCCAATTCTTTGTCGTCTAATGCTTGGATTAATGGTTCAACGTTGTAACCGCCTTGCATATGACCCAGTAACTCAATCGCTTTTAGTTTTGAAATCAGCGGCGAAGTGGTTTCGCCTTTAACGATGGCCGCTAGAAATGCCGCTTTAACATACGCTGCTTGGTCAACCCCAGGTGGAATACGGTTTTCTAATAAGTCTACAAGTGTCGCTTCTTCACCCGCCGGTGGATTTTTTAATAGTTCAACCAAATCAGCCGTTTGCTGTTCGTTAAGTGGCTGTGGCACAATACCCTGTGCCGCACGATTTTCGACGTGTTTACGATAGTTCTCTAGCATGAATCGTCCTCATAGTCATGTAAGATTATTGTGTTAACCATGCGTCTGAGAGCCCTCTTCACAACACAGTTGAATTTTGAAATGGCTACTAGCCAGCATGGCTTTGGCTAAAAAATTTAACCCTTCTAATATACTTGAAATGTGATGAAATGTTAATGAGAAAATACGTTTTTGTTAACATAACCATTATTTTTTAAAGAAATAGCCCAATAATTTTTAATAAATGCGTTTGAGCCGATTGTCGCTTTTTTTACTAGGATGAAAAATAACTTTGGCGCTGTACTTTAAACAACAAAGCTTATCCCAAAATAGTTTAAATTCGTCAGCCTAGATTTCTGTTATAATAACCCCCTAAAATATGCTAAGTGAATTCAAGGATTAATCATAGCAATGACCGACACTGTACAAACTTTTGCCCCTTCAACGCCGCACACCGATAGACCCATCGTTCGTGACAAATCAAATTGCGACAAGCCAAAACGTCCTGAAGTGGGTGAAAAACTACGTGGCCATGATAAAGTTGCCCGTATTCCGATTAAAATCATTCCAACGGTAGAAACCCCAAAAAAACCTGACTGGATTCGCGTCAAACTGTCATCACCGAGTGAAGTGGCGCGCATCAAGTCAACTTTGCGTGAACAAAAGCTGTATACGGTGTGTGAAGAAGCGGCTTGCCCTAACCTACCCCAATGTTTTGGTGATGGCACCGCGACCTTTATGATTATGGGAGATATTTGTACCCGTCGCTGCCCATTTTGCGATGTGGCGCATGGTCGCCCCAATGCGCTCGATGAGCTTGAGCCGATTCACACCGCTGAGACTATTGCCGGTCTAGGATTAAAATATGCGGTGATTACCTCGGTTGACCGAGATGATTTGCGTGACGGCGGCGCGGAACATTTTGCCAATGTCATTAAAGAATCTCGTCAGTTAAGCCCTAATTGTTTGATTGAGATTTTAGTCCCTGATTTTCGCGGTCGTGAACAAGTGGCACTTGATATCTTAAGTAACACAGCGCCTGACGTATTTAACCACAATATCGAAACCGTGCCACGTTTATATAAAGCGTTTCGCCCGGGGTCGGATTATCAGCACTCATTACAGCTGTTAAAAGATTACAAAGCGCGTCGCCCTGATATCGTCACCAAATGTGGTTTTATGGTGGGTCTTGGTGAGACCGAAGAAGAGGTTTATGCCTTACTTGATGATTTAAAGGCGCATGATGTCGATTTAATTACCATCGGTCAATATTTGCAGCCAAGCAAATCGCACGCCCCAGTTGATAGATTTGTACATCCTGATGAATTCGACCGTTATACTGCACACGGTAAAAAATTGGGCTTTGCAAATATTTGGGCAGGTCCGATGGTGCGCTCAAGCTATTTTGCCGATCGACAATATTATGGTGAGCCTTGTCCACGTCCTACCCGTGGTGCCAATCCGTTATCAGAAGCGGATATGAAAAAATCAGGCTGTTGATTTGTGAATTTGTGCGTTGATTTAAAGCCGTCATTAGACGGCTTTTTTATGCTACCCTAATCATAAAATAACACTCACAGGAAATTTGATATGAATAACAACTACACATTTTATCTGCCTAAAGTGACGCCGGTTGCCACCTTGCTAATCGTACATGGCATGGCAGAACACCAAGGGCGCTACCAACCTTTTGCGCAATTTTTGGCAAACCATGATATTGCGGTGTTGACGTTTGACCATTTAGGCCATGGACAGCAAGCCTATGACAATGGTTGCTTAGGCTATATGGGTAACCCCAATCCTGCTGAGTTGATGATTGACCATGTGATGGCGCATGCAGAGTTAATCGCTGAAAAATATCCCGACCTCCCCCATTTTATCTTGGGTCACAGTATGGGGTCATTTATCGTTCGCTGTATTTTGCAGCGCTATGGTGAGCGATTTGCGGGCGCAATAATTATGGGCACCTCAGATTTTAATCCGTTAGCAAACTTGTTTGTGCCTGTAACTAAAAACCTTAATCACTTTACCACGCGCCGCACCAATCCAGTATTGGATAAGATTTTAAACCAATTTAATAACCTACCCTTTAGAAAAGAACCCGATTTACAAGGATTTAATTGGCTCAATTCAGACCCTAAGCAAGTAAAAACCTACCTTGATGACAAGCTTTGCGGCTTTCAGTTTACCAACAATGGCTATTTTGCGCTCATGTCGTTGATGCAAGCAGGCACCAATAAGCATTGGTATCAACAAGTACCCCGAACGTTACCGCTGCTATTTGTCAGCGGAAAAGATGACCCTGTTGGGCAGATGGGAAAAGGGATTGCGCGTATTGTTAAACTTTTGCAACAAAACAATTTTGCCACGGTTAGCATACAGCAATATGAAGCGATGCGCCATGAAATCTTGCTAGAGCCTAATCACCAACAAGTGTATGATGATATTTTGGCTTGGCTCACTCACCATATTAATTAGCTTAAAATCCCTGAGTCTTACTAATGAGTCTGACTGGTGAGTGTTTAAGCAGCGTTTTATAACTGTCATGATGAATAGACTATTAGCCTCGTTTTGACACGCCCGTTGCTTGTTAGAAATATCGATATGATGTATTGAAAGATTTGAAAAAACAACCATTTAATCTAAAGTTATTCATGCAGTTAAGTTATAGGAAATGTCATTGAGTACAACTGATAAAATTAAAGTGCGTTTAGATAAATGGCTCTGGGCAGCAAGGTTTTATAAAACTCGCACCCTAGCGAAGGAAGCGATTGAATCGGGACGGGTCCACCATTTTGGCAATCGCGTGAAGGTGAGTAAAGAAATAGCGGTGGGCGATGAATTGACGATTCGTCAAGGGGCAGCCAATCATTACACCCAAAAGACGGTCACGGTGCTGGTGCTGTCTGAAGTGCGTGGCAATGCCACTGCCGCCAGTGTGCTTTATCAAGAGACCGATGCCAGTATCAGTCAACGAGAATTTTTCACCGAACAAAAAAAACTTGCTAACCTTGCCCGCCCCGATCATCGCCCAAATAAAAAACAGCGTCGTCAGCTAAGCCGTTTTAGGGATATTAACCATTTTGGCAGTGATGAAGAAGGTTTTTAGGTGGCTGTCATGGGGTCATAAAAATCGCAATTTTCCCTTTGAGATTTCGTTATAATAAGCACTTTATCATTGCACTAGTCATTGCACTGGCGATGAGCAACTCTGCCGATTATTAACGATATTTTTATGACCAATCTTTTTGAACCTAACCCTGTGCAGGCTAATGCTAGCTATGTGGATATTAGCGCATACAATACCATGGCATTAGCCTGCCAAGCCAAACAATTCATTCGCCTAACTGACTTATCTGATATTGAGCCCACTTTTAAGCAACTGGCAGCCCATCAACAAGCGTTTGTTGTGCTATCCAATGGCAGTAATATCATTTTGCCCGAAGTATTGGACGCGTTTGTCGTGTCACCCACTCTTAAAGGTAAAACTATCCTGTCTGAAGATAGCCAGACAATAACGCTTGAGGTGATGGCTGGCGAGGATTGGCATACGCTCGTGCTAGACACGGTCCATCAAGGTTGGTATGGACTGGAAAATTTGGCGTTAATCCCAAGCTGGGTCGGTGGTAGTCCCGTACAAAACATCGGTGCGTATGGGGTACAAGCTGAAGATGTGATAGACAGTGTAAAAGCGTTTCATATACCGAGTTTAACGTGGCATCATCTAAGCAACGCTGATTGCCAGTTTAGCTACCGTGACAGCCTGTTTAAACAGCAAGTAGGACAGTGGCTCATTACCAGCGTCATTTTTACCCTCAGCAAAACCGCCAAACCCAATATCCAGTATGGGGATGTGGCAAAAGTTGCACAGCATTATGCGAGCCAAGCGGGTCGCGATGAAGTCACACCCGTGGATACCATGAATGCTATCATCGACATTCGTCAAAGTAAACTGCCCGATACCAACGACTTGCCCAATTGTGGCAGCTTTTTTAAAAATCCCATCGTCGCCAAATCTCAAGTTGACCAGTTACTACAGAGCTATCCCAATCTGGTGCATTATCCTGTCAAAGATGCCGAAGGCAATTTGACTGATTACTACAAAGTTGCAGCGGGCTGGCTTATTGACCAATCAGGGCTTAAAGGTAAAGGCATTGCACCGATTTTAACGCATGTAAAACAAGCCCTAGTATTGACTAACCACGCGCCAAAAGTTGCAACGCAACGTGATGTTGCCAAAACTATGCAATTTATACAGGAGACTGTACGGGATAAATTTGGGATAAAATTGGAAGCTGAACCGGTTTGGATTGAATCTGATGGTAGCATTCGCCAAGCTCATTAATTGCCTTGAGCGATTTTTTTCAATCATCAAACGGATTTTGACCGTTGTTGTATTGGTGGGGTGTTTAATCACACTCAGTTTTTTTACACCCCTGTTTTCTACCATGGTATTGTTTATCTTAGATTGTTATCGCCTGCCAGAATCGGCGGTAAGCGTCAATCCTGCAACGGCGATTGTGGTGTTAGGTGGCGGATTAACCAATGACCAGCAAAATGAGATTGTGATTAACCAATTTACAGAAAGTCGATTGATTAAAGCCAGCCAAGTATATCAGCAGACTGGCTTACCCATCATCGTCAGTGGCAAGGAGGCGCCATGGATGGCAAAATGGCTGCAAAAAAAGGGCTTGATGTGGGTCGTGGCAGAAAAAAACAGCTTTAACACCTGTCAAAATGCCAAATATACCGCAGAAATGGTCAATGTCAAACAGGTGATTTTGGTAACAGACGCTTATCACATGAACCGCTCAAGACGGCAGTTTACCATCAATGGCGTGGCTACTGTCCCAAGTATCGCCCCATTACCAAAGGCAAATGATTGGCAGCATTTTGATCAGAACCTGCAGCACTCAAGACGTGCCTTGTATGAATTGTTGGCATTTGCTCGCGATCTTGTCAAACCCCAATACGACTGCCAACCGACCAATAAATGAGTTATTTTTGAATCTCTACATTGGTGTAGCCAGCTGACTGTAAGGCAGATTTGGCTTGTTGGGCACGACCACCACCACGGCTATATACTTTAATGGTATCTGATTTGGCAATGCCTTGCGCGGTTATTTTGGCAAGTAATTCATTGTGTGGAATATTAATGGCACCTGCGGGATGATTCACAGAATACTCCTCTGGGGTACGCACATCAATGAGCACCGTCGCCGCGTTTGCTGTTGGCATCAATAACGCACCAACCATAACAGCCGCGCTTAGGGCAAGCAACTGTTTTTTTGAAAGTTTAAGGGAAGGCTTAAAGATTTTAGGCATCAACATCATAATTTCCTTGTAGAATTTTGAGTTTTAAAACCAAGTTAAACCTCAATGTTTAACCCACTATCATTATAACATTCATTGTTCGCACTCAAATCACTGAGTTGCTTTGATTTGCAACCCATGTGTTTTTTTTGTAAGCATACCAAAGGCTATTTGATTGCTGCTATTTAATTGCTACAGCAACACTGCGACATTTTGCCGCATTTATTTATGCCAAAATAAGCGTATAATGGTTTTTTAAACTTAATTCGTTTGTTTACGCCAAGTAATGGGGATGCGCGATGCAAAGCATGTATTTTTTAATTCCTATTAGTTTAGTGCTATTTGTATTGGGTATTTTTGCCATTTATTACGCAATCAAATCACGCCAATTTGACGATTTGGACAATGAATCTCAGCGGGTCATTTTGGATGACAGACAATTTCGCCGCGAACAATTGGGGCAACATCCCGTCAAGCCTTCATCTTCTCATCCCCCAAAAATACAAGACCCTACTGACGAGCAAAAATAACGCGTTGGCGTTATCTTTCTTCCTGCTGATTTGTTTCTATTGATTTGTTTACTTTCTTTTGAAAAATTTTTAGACTTTTTTGGAGCATTTTATGACCTGGGCATTATTTTTGGCAGCGTTTAGCATGGGATTGTTTGGCTCACCGCACTGTCTGGGGATGTGCGGTGGCATTGTGACGGCGTTTGGGCTATCTATGCAGCATGTATCGGACAGCAAAAAAAATGGCTTGATTTTGACTTATCATTTCGGACGCCTCATCAGTTATTCCTTGCTTGGATTGATTGCAAGTTTTGTTGGGGTGGCAATCTTTCAGTCCATTATGAGTAACAGTGCGCCAAGAATTGTACTGGGTGCGGTATTGGTGTTGATTGGGCTTGCCATGCTTGGGTTACCGCTGTTTAATCAGTTAGAAAAGTTCGGAATGCGCTTTTGGCAATCGCTTGCCCCGCTACGCAAAAAAGTTTTTCCAATTGATAGCTTTGGTAAAGCGTTGGTTGCTGGCTTGCTTTGGGGATTTTTGCCGTGTGGATTGGTGTATGGTGCGCTCATGATGGCGATTGCTGGCAACGACATCGCTACAGGGGCGGCTCTGATGTTTGTATTTGGACTAGGTACCATGCCAATGCTAATTGCCACGCAAAAAACTGTGGGGATGCTACAGTCGAGTATTAAAAATTTTCGCCTTCGCCAAATTAATGGGGTCATTATGATGTTGTCTGGGCTTGCGGTGATTTTTATTCCGATGATGATGCACCATAATCATAGCCAAGGTTCACATAGTCAAAGTTCACACAGTCATGCCAGTCATAGCATGAATGAGACGAGTATGCACCATGATATGGCGACGATGAATCATTCTGCGTCTAATCCTGCTTCTGTGACAGCTTCGACTACTATGCCTATGAATCATAATATAAGTGATGATATGATCCATAACATAAAGCATGACATGCACAATATGCAGGATATGAAAGATAAGCACCATGAGATAGCGATGCCTGCCAGTACCAGTAACAGTCATAATCACTAGTCACTAATCATTCATTTATATTGCCCAAAAAAACAAACCTCTTAATCGGTATATTAAGAGGTTATCGGTTGCGAACTTTTACGTTTTACGCTTAACTTGCAGTTTACATTTCTACCGCGTCATCGCCTTCGTCAAGATAGATGATATCGGTTTCATATTCAAACGCTTCATTTAACATATCTAACATTGTTTACTCCTATCTTTCTTTATCCAATATCCCATAGTGGTGGATTTTTTATTAATCTTAAGGCTTTTGCCATTTTTTAGTTGTTTACTTCCTATTTTACGTTATCAATGCAACTTCATAACGTTATGATATTTAACGTGAGTTTGATGACAGTAGCATGAAATTCCTGTAACAGGAATATAAATTTACAAAAAATTACTTTTATTAGTGGACAATCTAGCTACCGTGAAAGTTTGTCGATGTCGCTAAGTAGTTTTAGGGATGTTTTTGAGTCGCTGTTGCTGTTCATCATAGGCTTGTTTTTGGACGCGGTAAATTTCATACACGCACAATTCTTCGCAGCCATTGTCGCAACATTCCCAATCTTCGGGGTAGATTGGGGGTTCTAGGCGTTTTTCAGTGCTGGGACTTTTGTCGGTCATGTGGGTTTATTCTTTGGCTTTATAAGTGTTAGAAAGCAAAATGCCTATCATAGTCGATAGGCATTTTTTTGCATGGAATTTCCTGTATAATGCTACCGTCATTTTTGGCGGTGAAAATGATGGCGGTTAAAGTTACATTTAACAGAGCCGTTGGGCTGAAACCCAACCAAAACAGTAAGGAGAAGAACCATGAAACGCCTAACCAAGGTCATGATTCTTGTTTTACTGTTGTTATTAGCGATTAACGCTTATTAACAACACACCTAAATGCTACTCGCAATAGCACAAGGTGTGGTTAAGGGAAACCTTAACCATCTCCTTATTTCAAATTATAGTTTAGCAGTTTTAGAAAATCAAGTTTTGTGATGTTGCTTAAATAGTTGATTTTGTTTTAACAATCATAAATCATTCATCAAAATCTTCAAATTCACTTTGCAGTTTTTCGTGCATTTCTTGATAAATTTCTCTTAAAACATCGTCATCACCACAAGCAACTTGATAGCTAACTGTCACAAACCCCATAAAATTTTCATAATCATCGACTTTATAAAGGTCATAAAGAAACAAATTAGAAGCATCTAGTTCAAACTCACTATAACCGATTTTTTGCATTAATTTATCGAACTTTTCGGCAAATTCTTGCTTATAATCATCATCATTCAAATCATCAATATCTGCGGTTTCAAACTGTTTTTTGAGAGCTAAAAATCCTTGCTCAAATTCTTTAGTTTGTTCATCGGTTAAATTCGATGAATCTTTTTTTAAAATTTCTAAAACTTCTGACATGGTAATATTCCTTTTAATTAAGTTAAGGGCAGTTTTATAATAGAAATTTTTTTGCTTGTTTAACATTACGTTTTCAGTATGACAAAATCATTATCCTATTTCAATCTAAAAAAGCAAGAAAGCGACAATTAATGTCGCTTTA from Moraxella osloensis carries:
- a CDS encoding sulfite exporter TauE/SafE family protein; the encoded protein is MTWALFLAAFSMGLFGSPHCLGMCGGIVTAFGLSMQHVSDSKKNGLILTYHFGRLISYSLLGLIASFVGVAIFQSIMSNSAPRIVLGAVLVLIGLAMLGLPLFNQLEKFGMRFWQSLAPLRKKVFPIDSFGKALVAGLLWGFLPCGLVYGALMMAIAGNDIATGAALMFVFGLGTMPMLIATQKTVGMLQSSIKNFRLRQINGVIMMLSGLAVIFIPMMMHHNHSQGSHSQSSHSHASHSMNETSMHHDMATMNHSASNPASVTASTTMPMNHNISDDMIHNIKHDMHNMQDMKDKHHEIAMPASTSNSHNH
- a CDS encoding oxidoreductase-like domain-containing protein; protein product: MTDKSPSTEKRLEPPIYPEDWECCDNGCEELCVYEIYRVQKQAYDEQQQRLKNIPKTT
- a CDS encoding YdcF family protein — translated: MVAFAKLINCLERFFSIIKRILTVVVLVGCLITLSFFTPLFSTMVLFILDCYRLPESAVSVNPATAIVVLGGGLTNDQQNEIVINQFTESRLIKASQVYQQTGLPIIVSGKEAPWMAKWLQKKGLMWVVAEKNSFNTCQNAKYTAEMVNVKQVILVTDAYHMNRSRRQFTINGVATVPSIAPLPKANDWQHFDQNLQHSRRALYELLAFARDLVKPQYDCQPTNK
- a CDS encoding rhodanese-like domain-containing protein, whose translation is MLMPKIFKPSLKLSKKQLLALSAAVMVGALLMPTANAATVLIDVRTPEEYSVNHPAGAINIPHNELLAKITAQGIAKSDTIKVYSRGGGRAQQAKSALQSAGYTNVEIQK
- the ccoS gene encoding cbb3-type cytochrome oxidase assembly protein CcoS: MQSMYFLIPISLVLFVLGIFAIYYAIKSRQFDDLDNESQRVILDDRQFRREQLGQHPVKPSSSHPPKIQDPTDEQK